A genomic window from Sulfurospirillum multivorans DSM 12446 includes:
- a CDS encoding class 1 fructose-bisphosphatase, which produces MQEIYEAIKRSAIRIREAIEFDDTGYSENINSTGDTQLKLDIKSDLIIEEEFAKVASIKEIVSEEKADKTPLHVNGIYGVGYDPLDGSSLIDVNLSVGSIFGIYEGGYAGANLKAAVYVVYGPRVELVIAEEDVKMYRLNKNGEFVFIQTIKLKEKGKLNAPGSTQMCWEPKHKALIDAIFADGYRLRYSGGMVPDLHQILLKGGGLFSYPATSDVPKGKLRMIFEVFPFAFVYEKAGGEAIDGKGRVLDLTPSHPHDTTPCFFGSTTEIERVRKCYE; this is translated from the coding sequence ATGCAAGAAATTTACGAAGCTATAAAACGTTCCGCCATACGCATTCGAGAAGCCATTGAGTTTGATGATACGGGCTATTCTGAAAACATCAACTCTACAGGCGACACACAACTCAAACTGGACATCAAAAGTGATCTCATCATCGAAGAGGAGTTTGCCAAAGTTGCTTCGATCAAAGAGATCGTCAGCGAAGAAAAAGCAGACAAAACACCTTTACATGTAAACGGCATTTACGGTGTGGGGTACGATCCGCTGGATGGTTCAAGCCTCATCGATGTAAATCTGAGTGTGGGTTCTATCTTCGGCATCTACGAGGGTGGCTATGCAGGCGCTAATCTCAAAGCAGCTGTCTATGTCGTCTATGGACCTCGCGTTGAACTTGTGATCGCAGAAGAAGATGTTAAGATGTACCGCCTCAATAAAAACGGTGAATTTGTCTTCATTCAAACAATCAAGCTGAAAGAAAAAGGCAAACTCAATGCGCCAGGTTCAACCCAAATGTGTTGGGAACCTAAACATAAAGCCTTGATTGATGCGATCTTTGCCGATGGGTATCGTTTACGCTATTCGGGTGGAATGGTGCCAGACTTGCATCAAATTCTTCTCAAAGGTGGCGGACTTTTCTCTTACCCTGCAACAAGCGATGTGCCCAAAGGCAAACTCCGCATGATTTTTGAAGTCTTCCCTTTTGCGTTTGTGTACGAAAAAGCAGGTGGCGAAGCGATCGATGGCAAAGGAAGAGTGCTTGATCTCACCCCTTCGCATCCACACGACACGACACCGTGTTTCTTTGGCTCGACAACAGAGATAGAACGTGTTCGGAAGTGTTATGAGTAG
- a CDS encoding glutamylglutaminyl-tRNA synthetase, with protein sequence MYRFAPSPTGDMSVNDLRIALLNSICAQQASEPLIVRIEDGDRARTIEGKDQEILEMLELFGISYAQLYYQSSNFKYHLQFASTLLDTKKAFICFCPHEDEESPCDGTCEHLSPEEVLNTPKPFVIRMKTCDSFVIMRTDKYPTYTFACACDDMLQGVTTIIREVEQEHNALKEEHIRKSIGYDQAIHYTHVPSLLCKEDESAVKRLLDQGFMPEAIVNYLLLLSSATPTEIFTLKEATTWFDIKTISQSPAPFEIEKLRFINREHIKRIPDMELSKRIGYACENIGKLAKLYTKEASTTYEIKQKVDALFAQKAFDATFENESKLLQELILHAPYCETFDAFKAYLAEKSGLKDEPFLKPLRFWLTGADTGLDLALIYPLIKNYLKEIVR encoded by the coding sequence ATGTATAGATTTGCGCCTTCTCCCACGGGCGATATGAGCGTCAATGACCTCAGAATTGCCTTGCTGAATTCTATCTGCGCACAACAAGCGAGCGAGCCACTCATTGTGCGCATCGAAGATGGCGATAGAGCACGCACTATTGAAGGAAAAGACCAAGAGATTTTAGAGATGTTGGAACTCTTTGGCATTTCATATGCACAGCTTTACTATCAAAGTAGCAACTTCAAATACCATCTCCAATTTGCCTCCACGCTTTTGGATACGAAAAAAGCCTTTATCTGCTTTTGTCCGCATGAAGATGAGGAGTCACCTTGTGATGGTACCTGCGAGCATTTAAGTCCTGAAGAGGTTTTAAATACTCCAAAACCCTTTGTTATTCGTATGAAAACCTGTGACAGCTTCGTCATTATGCGCACGGACAAATACCCGACTTATACGTTCGCCTGTGCCTGCGACGATATGCTTCAAGGCGTTACCACCATCATTCGGGAAGTTGAACAAGAACACAATGCGCTTAAAGAGGAACATATCCGCAAATCGATAGGGTATGACCAAGCGATACACTACACGCATGTGCCTTCCCTTCTATGCAAAGAGGATGAAAGCGCTGTTAAGAGACTTTTAGACCAAGGGTTTATGCCTGAAGCGATTGTGAATTATCTTCTCCTTTTAAGCAGCGCTACACCAACGGAAATCTTCACGCTTAAAGAGGCAACTACGTGGTTTGACATCAAAACAATTTCACAATCACCTGCGCCTTTTGAGATCGAAAAACTCCGCTTTATCAATCGTGAGCATATCAAACGCATCCCCGATATGGAGCTTTCAAAACGCATCGGGTACGCCTGTGAAAATATTGGAAAACTTGCTAAACTGTATACCAAAGAAGCAAGTACCACGTATGAGATCAAACAAAAAGTAGACGCCCTTTTTGCCCAAAAAGCGTTTGATGCAACGTTTGAAAATGAGAGTAAACTACTTCAAGAGCTCATTTTACATGCGCCCTATTGTGAGACGTTTGATGCATTTAAAGCCTATCTGGCAGAAAAAAGTGGACTCAAAGACGAACCGTTTTTGAAACCCCTTCGTTTTTGGCTCACAGGGGCTGACACGGGGCTTGATCTTGCCCTTATCTATCCATTGATTAAAAACTACCTTAAGGAGATTGTTAGATGA
- a CDS encoding lytic transglycosylase domain-containing protein, whose protein sequence is MNFAFFEDKPQSLAKDFYIYEYLQRDETTPKEAKALFGMVHTMNIRFFHLFAKKMDNLEYKKISKCINLDVTALMKEDDECLNIGINIAKVTSLSKGQLPFIKPRITHNKELVNLITLMESDNVYEATLNSDINTFLTLFNGSITAYKAAIFNQQIIPKEQMDRLATSSRFNYLAYNVVQNDKLDNVQRSLLHVSPSLHVNAKALFYMGLNALKYDEKAQALAFFELSAERSTRSEEKDKALFWQYLVTKDARLLERIVQDGDINLYSLYAYEQLDRPLQNIVSPVLEGTHPTFNVSDPFAWIKVMNKVYSMSSQEVETLAQSFKYANTLPHYSYLMERATRYTKNYFPIPYPDEIASYSIHRQALMLSIARQESRFIPSVVSTSYALGMMQFMPFVARDIAKKEKLEDFDISSMFDHRVAYLFANLHLNFLERNLMHPLFIAYAYNGGMGFTKKHLQAGAFSHGEYEPFLSMESMINEESREYGKKVLANYVVYRHLLGEDVSIKNLFEMLLIPSVTDRFRN, encoded by the coding sequence GTGAATTTTGCCTTTTTTGAAGACAAACCACAAAGTCTTGCAAAAGATTTTTACATCTACGAATATTTACAACGCGATGAGACCACTCCCAAAGAAGCCAAAGCGCTCTTTGGGATGGTGCATACGATGAACATTCGATTTTTTCACCTTTTTGCTAAAAAAATGGATAATCTTGAGTATAAAAAAATTTCTAAGTGTATTAATCTTGATGTCACTGCTTTGATGAAAGAAGATGATGAATGCCTCAACATTGGCATCAATATCGCTAAAGTGACCTCGCTTTCAAAAGGGCAACTCCCGTTCATCAAACCTCGCATTACCCATAACAAAGAGCTGGTCAATCTTATCACGTTGATGGAGAGTGACAACGTCTATGAAGCCACCCTCAACAGCGATATCAACACTTTTTTAACCCTTTTTAACGGTAGTATCACCGCGTATAAAGCGGCTATCTTTAACCAACAGATCATCCCCAAAGAGCAGATGGATCGGCTCGCAACCTCTTCAAGGTTTAATTATCTTGCTTACAATGTCGTGCAAAACGATAAACTAGACAATGTGCAACGATCCCTTTTACATGTAAGCCCTTCTTTACATGTAAACGCCAAAGCACTCTTTTATATGGGACTCAATGCCCTTAAATACGATGAAAAAGCGCAAGCACTGGCATTTTTTGAACTTTCGGCTGAGCGCTCTACGAGGAGTGAAGAGAAAGACAAAGCTCTCTTTTGGCAATATTTAGTCACCAAAGATGCTCGTTTGTTAGAGCGCATTGTGCAAGATGGCGACATCAACCTCTACTCACTGTATGCCTATGAACAACTGGATCGCCCTTTACAAAACATCGTCTCGCCTGTTTTAGAAGGCACACATCCCACGTTCAATGTCAGCGATCCATTCGCATGGATTAAGGTGATGAATAAAGTCTATTCTATGAGCTCCCAAGAGGTTGAAACCTTGGCGCAAAGCTTCAAATACGCCAATACGTTGCCGCATTATAGCTACTTGATGGAGAGAGCCACACGTTATACCAAAAACTACTTCCCGATTCCCTACCCTGACGAGATTGCAAGTTATTCCATCCATCGCCAAGCGTTGATGCTCTCCATCGCGCGTCAAGAGAGCCGTTTTATTCCCTCGGTTGTCTCGACGTCGTATGCGCTTGGAATGATGCAGTTTATGCCTTTTGTAGCGCGTGACATTGCTAAAAAAGAGAAACTAGAAGATTTTGATATTTCGTCCATGTTTGATCACCGCGTTGCCTATCTCTTTGCCAATCTTCATCTCAATTTTCTAGAGAGAAATCTCATGCACCCGCTTTTTATCGCTTACGCTTACAATGGCGGTATGGGATTTACCAAAAAACATCTACAAGCAGGGGCATTTTCACACGGTGAGTATGAGCCGTTTTTAAGTATGGAGAGCATGATCAACGAAGAGAGTCGAGAGTACGGCAAAAAAGTACTGGCAAATTATGTCGTGTACCGCCATCTTTTAGGCGAAGATGTTTCGATTAAAAATCTTTTTGAAATGTTGTTGATACCCTCTGTGACTGATCGTTTTCGAAACTAA
- a CDS encoding YggT family protein — MIVLSTFIEAFANILHTLINIYIWVVIIAALITFVRPDPYNPIVQILFRLTNPVYAFIRKFVPTLIGGIDLAPLIVILTLQFVDLFAVKLLFALANAL; from the coding sequence ATGATCGTTTTATCAACATTTATTGAAGCATTTGCCAATATTTTACACACCCTCATTAACATTTATATTTGGGTTGTTATCATTGCAGCGCTTATTACCTTTGTGCGTCCTGATCCGTACAATCCGATTGTACAGATTCTGTTTCGGCTTACCAACCCTGTTTATGCGTTTATTCGTAAATTCGTTCCAACCCTTATTGGCGGCATCGACCTTGCACCATTGATCGTGATCTTGACACTTCAATTTGTCGATCTTTTTGCGGTTAAACTTCTGTTTGCCCTTGCCAATGCTTTATAG
- the mobB gene encoding molybdopterin-guanine dinucleotide biosynthesis protein B, which yields MKSLAVAFTGPSDSGKTTLILKVANILKNGHALAIIKNDPSDKAIFDVEGKDSWKFSQTGAEVVITSPTRTTLFSKHQKSLDEIIDMVGSFDFLLVEGLKNLPLPRIAIFRNKLDVDYFDCSDAIAIDESVNVSDYDLPSHIAILDLNNPEQVVAWILKNAKKVK from the coding sequence ATGAAATCCTTGGCTGTTGCATTTACGGGACCTTCGGATAGCGGCAAAACAACGCTGATCCTTAAGGTGGCAAACATTCTTAAAAACGGACATGCACTTGCGATCATTAAAAATGACCCAAGTGATAAAGCGATCTTCGATGTGGAAGGCAAAGATAGCTGGAAGTTTTCGCAAACGGGCGCTGAAGTCGTGATAACCTCTCCAACGCGCACGACACTTTTTTCAAAACATCAAAAAAGTTTGGATGAGATCATTGATATGGTTGGTTCGTTTGATTTCTTGTTGGTGGAAGGGCTTAAAAATCTACCGCTTCCGCGCATTGCGATTTTTCGTAACAAACTGGATGTGGACTATTTTGACTGCTCTGACGCCATTGCGATTGATGAGAGTGTCAATGTAAGTGATTATGACCTCCCTTCCCATATTGCGATTTTAGATCTGAATAACCCCGAGCAAGTTGTTGCTTGGATACTCAAAAATGCTAAGAAAGTGAAATAA